The following is a genomic window from Melopsittacus undulatus isolate bMelUnd1 chromosome 8, bMelUnd1.mat.Z, whole genome shotgun sequence.
atgctGCGGTGTTTGGGCTGGTTTAGATCCCTCATGGTGACTGTTCCCTGCCCCGACAGAGCGCAACAGCCTCCTCTGGGCACATGGAGGCGATACCTCTCAAGGGCATGGAACCAAAGGGGAACCAAGTGGTGGCAGCTGGTTCTAGAAGCATAAAGAGAATCCAGACTGCTCAGTTCCAGGCAGTGCTCTGACCCCAAAGAGCATCATTAAACACAACAACCAACAACCCTCTTTCTGCCCTTCTCTTTGCACCCATTGTGCTGCAGGTTCAGGTCTGCCAGTGGTGGTGCCGAGCACTCAGCGCCTATCACAGCCCGGCCCCCATTAGAAATAAGGAAAGGACTACAGAGGAAGGTCTGTCTTCTTAAATAAAGGAAGAACATTTAGGAAGCATTAACAATTACATTGACCCTCTGCTAATTACTCTTATTTACACCAATTAACATTAGTCATAGTGGCCGAGTGCTATGCGAAGTAAGCCCAGAGGAAGATGCCGGCGCACACACACAGGAGCAGGTTGATGTTGAGGATGTGCTTCACCAGCGGCTTCTCCTCTAGGCTGGCCCCAGGGATCGGCTCAGGTTTGGCCGGTGCCGTGGTCTCGGTGCTGGGCTGCTTGCGCTCCATCCCACAGAGCCACAGGAGGGTGGTGAGCAGCTTGGAGTCCCCTTTGCTGTTAGTGGGACCTATGGAGACAGCAGTGAGGAGTGGATCGCACCAGCAGagcacatcccagtgctcctggGCACAGAGGTTTGGTGCTGAAATGCATCAGTGTTCTTTAAACGCATACAGTAGCTATCTGAGGTGTAGGGAGCCCTTCCATTAGCACCTTGGGGGCTGCAGGACCAATGTTCCCTGGAGCACTGAGCTGAAGTTCTATTCCCAGCATCATAAGAAACAGTAAGAGGAGACTAAGCCTAAAAGCCGAGCTCTGTGGCTGCTCGGTGCCAGCGGCTCCATCACACAATGAGGGGTTACTCCACATGTGTAATGTGAGCTTCCCCAATGGTGTGGGTTAGGACGTGCATGGCTAAAGGCTGGGGACACAGCACTCGTGCCCCACAGACGTGAGGCTCCCCAGCCTAGGAGCCGGCTGTGGTTACATCAACAGTGCCCCAGCCCCGGCAGGACCAAGGGAGGGTGCTCAGCACCGGAGCGAGTCCCTACACGTGGTTGTACCTAATACAAGTTCTAAACACTGCACATCCTCCTTCACTGATGTGTCAAGCACTCGGCCCAGGGCTCTGGGGTCTCCTGCTGCTAGAGGAGAGCAGAAACCACCACTGCAAGACAGAAACAGATGCCATGAAGAGCTCTGCTTGGCCTGCACCCTCCCCTGTGCCAGCCGCTGCAATGGGCATGGCTCTGTGCATCCCATCGGCTCCTCCTCGATTCCAAGCATAGGGAATGCCAGCAAGAGATGGAAGAGAAACTAAACTGCTGCAGTAGAACTGTCACTGTCAGCATGCCCTGAAGCCGGAGGAAGGGGTTTAAGGTTTCTTGTCTTCAAAGCCTTTACACAGGGTTAAGGGTGGGTGTTACTGGGCACGACGTTGGAGCACTTACATTTATTATCATCTGAACTATTCTCAGAAGCAATGCTTATATCAAGCTGGAGAGCTGGGCGCTCAGCTTCACACACTCCTTTGGCAGCATCAGGGGAAGGGCTGAGCGCTAGGTCTGTCTTGGCTGGTAGATCCCCACGTGTGAACCAGGTAAGCCGACTTATCTGATGGCATGAAGAGCGGTGTTAAAGGAAACGGCTTTGTGGTTGCTTAAAGGACTGCCTCAGCAGCAGGGCCTGCAGAGAGAACACTCAGAGGGGCCAAACCCTGTTCTCCTGCTCggctggagcaggggaacaGCCAAGTGCTCATGGGTTAACTACAGAAGGGATGCTGCCATCAGCGTGGTGGGTTTGGTTGGGTCTGGCACACTGGTTGGGTCTGGCACACTGGTTGGGTCTGGCACACTGGTTGGGTCTGGCACACTGGTTGGGTCTGGCACACTGGTTGGGTCTGGCACACGGCTGCTCTCTGGAGGATGCTGTTCTTCTCTCTTTAACCAAGGAGGAGGCTTTTGTGCATGGGATGCAGACTGAGAGTGGGTCAGTAAGCAAAAAGAATGGGAACTGTGGCCAGAGAGGAATGGCTCAGAAGAACTGGGGTTGTTGGGAGAAGACAACAATGGGAGTTAGGATAATTCTCTTCAAATAGGTAAAAAACTCATTAAAGAGGAGAGTTCTCAATGTCAAGGATAGGGTAAAGGAAAGGAGGAGCACAACGTGGAGCTGCACAGGTTCAGGTTGGAGATGAgttagagctgctgctgggagggaggtGAGCTCTGACCATGGGCCTCCATGGGCATTCTGCCTCTCAGAGGAGGTTCAGGTTAGTGCTGACTCCAAGCAAGAGGATGTGTTGGCTCTTTGGTTCCTGGCCCTCCTTCTCCTAGTGATGGTTCTCTGTAGCCTCATTCTATCTACTGAACACAGTCAAACTGGCACAAACCTGTTCCAGGGGAAGTTCTCTCTGCCCTTGATTCCTCTTTTCCTGTGAATAAAAGTGTTTCCTCACTAAATTAGTAAGAGAGTTGATAAAGATGACCCAGAAGCTGGAATTTCTtggaaaagagaggggaaaaagctaATTTGCCATGGTTAAACACATGTGTTTGAGCTTAAGGCCAGCTCTTTGTAGCATCCACTGTTACCCGTTTCCAAGGTGGGACTGGTTTATGGGACCTAAACGGCAgcagggtgctggagcagagggggGGATGTTGTTAGAGGTTATGGCAAGTGTGATGGTAAATACTGCCTGGAAACCTGCACTTCTGGGTTATTTATCCCCATATGGCTCCATATCCATGGATGTGGTGTGGGGCATGAACAGATAACACAATAACCCCGATGGGGAACGCACCATTTCCTCTGAGGGCGGCTCTGTGAGCAGGCTCACGACCAGCACGGTCAGCGTGGAGATGGTGGCCAGGACCATGGAGAAGTAGAGGTAGTGCATGTACTTCAGCACCCCCGGGCGCAGGTCGCTCTCTCCGCACTGGGGCTCTGGGTAGATGAAGTCCAGCACCAGCCGGATgatgcccagcagcagcccGGTCACCAGGCCCCAGAACGCGCCCTGGAGAGGAAGGATCTGCTTTACCATATCCAGTATGGGATCCAGGCTGAGCTCAGGCTGGCTTCTCACAGggtcttttccttctctgctcttgCTATATGGGTCTGCTTGTGGTGTTTCAGGAGCCTGGTACCTCTCTGTGGGCTCAATGGGATCACTAGTTGTGGTGTGGAGGGCAGGGATAACATCCTATGTGCCTTATGGCATATGTGCCATATAACATCTTATGTGCCTTATGCCTTATCTATGGTTGCCTTAACCTGGGGGCTGACAACTGCTCTCTGCCTAACCAAAGCCTGGCTTGGGAAGGCTTTACCTTTACCCAGCACCAGCCTTAGGACTCCTGATGCTATTTGGTCTGGCTCCTTCACTCTCTGGGCTCACTGTGCCTTCCCTAGTCATTGTAATAAGCAATGGCTAACAAGCCATAAGAGGCTACAGGAGTTGTGAAGGACAGGCTGCAATGGGGCAATGCAGGCACCTCGCTCCtgaaggcaggagctgctcccccCTGTATTGGGGATGGATGTCTGTGGGGAGGGCTGGCTGCCCTCCTGTGCCCCAGCAGGAGGTGGGTTTGGGCTCTATAGGGCTCCAGTGAGGGCACAGGGACCCCTGCACCGAGCACAGCCAAGCAGGTACCTTTTCATTCGCTCTCTTCCAGAAGCAGCCCAGGATGAAGACCATGGCCACAGGGGGCTGCAGGTAGGAGCTGATGGACTGGATGTAGATGAAGAGCTGCCCGCCCTGGCCAGCCTGAACCAGAGGGATCCACAGGATGGAGACCacagtgagcagcagcacaaagaccCTGCGCGAGACAAAGGTGCCGTTAGGCTTAGCTCAGGCTGGGCTTTTCCTGTTGCTCAACATGCAAGGGTCCAGCTGAGATCTCACGTCATACAGACGTGGTCAGTATGAAGTTACTACATCTGTACAGGCCTGAGCTGTGCCAGATGTGCCCCTGATGCTGAGGCTCTGATGTAACATCCATGTTGTAGCTCTCTGTACCTGCCAACAACCATGAGCTCCCACTCGGAGCACCGAGGGCGGAAGTGCTTCCAGAGGTCCATGGTGAAGATGGTGCTGGCACTATTGAAGATGGAGGTGAGGGAGGACATGAGGGCTGCGATCATCACCGACATCATCAGGCCCCTGAGTCCTGGCAACAGAAGGAGACATTCAACAGCCCTGAGGAGCCCCCAGTGACCCCCTTGGGGTGTCCTTGAATCCTCCTTTCAGCTAGAACAGACCTGAAAACCTGGGGTTTAGCCCCAGTTGTCAATGGCAGCGTCAGGGAGGAGCCAGCATTGATTCTTATCATTAGACACCTGTGCTTTATCTCCCATCCTGATGGACTGAATGGGAGCTCCGGGTGCTGGACCATCACCCATCATCACACTGTCCCTTGCCACTGTCCCACCAAGCCCAACATAAACCCCACTGAAATGATAGCTGTGGGGTATGTTCCTCTCTGACCCTTTGTCACAGGCTGGGGCATTCTGCACCCATCAgtgccagccccagcaccaagcTCCTTACCGGTAGGCAGCAGCTCAAGGACCAGCTTGGGATAGGCAATATCGGAGCAGCCGGATGGGTTGCCACAGACCTTTCGGCAGATGTCTGCATCTGCACAAGCCACCAGATCTGAAATGAGCAGAGGGGAGGGACAGGCAGGATGCTGCATTCTTCCCTAGGAATGTTGCTTGAGgacccacagcccagcacagctcctcagGACAAGCACATCCGCACGTTCCCACCTGGTGAGTGAGCACTTATTGACATTTAGGATTGCTCTGGGGACCCCAAACTTAACGTGCAGGAATAACAGTACATTGGGTGCAGGAGGGGCCTGATCAatgtggggagcagcagggagcaggctcAGACCCcatcagcacagctgctgtgaGCTGGGATGACAGCACACGGAGCAGGGCATGGGgtctgctgcaggaggatgtGTGTTCTCCAGCCACAGATTGAAGTAAATGTCTTTATGTGGGGCACTGGATGCATTGCAGCCTTTTAACTTCTTGCTAAGGGCTGGTCCCTCTCCATAGGGTAGGCACAGTCAGTGATAGAGGGGATGCAGCTgtgtacaaggccaggttggacagaggggcttggagcagctgctccagtggaaggggtccctgcccagggcaggggttggaactggaggagctttaaggtcccttcaacccaaaccaatctgggatgCTGGGATTTTATGATCTCCTTCAGCCCTTACCTGGGAAGAGGACTCTGCTGATCATGCCTGGCATCACCATCatgaagaggggcaggattttCAGGTAGGAGGTCATCAGGGAGCCTCCTTTGGCATGAGAGAGGTTTTTAGCAGCAAGGGACCTCTGAACAATGACCTAGAAATGAAGGCCTGGGTttggtgctggcagcagagggtGATGTGATACCGGTTGCACATACTTTGTATTCTGACCTATTGAACTCCATCAAGGGGAGCACTGAGCATGGCTGTAGCTCTGTGATTCCTGCTTCAGATCCTGATAAACTCACAGGATCACAGCCCCGAATGATGCTGCTTGTGTCACCAAACCCAACCTTGCTTCTGCAGTGCACTGTGCTGCACAGCCTGTGCCTTAACCACCCGGAGTCAGGCTTCACAGCAAGGGAAAGGCTTGAGTTAAAAGCAAAGTTGGGATTAACTCCAAACCCAGTCTGACCCCTTTTTACACTGAAATGATTCCCCAGATTTCATTGTGCTCATCAAGTTTAGGATTGAAACCATCAGGTTTTACTGGATCCCCATCAGGAACAGTGAACCAGCCCAGGCTGTGTCCAAGCACACCCGAGGTCTGCGATCAGATCCAGCCAACCAACCCCATGCTCTTGAAAGCAAACAAGCGGTCACACACCTGATCTGTGCACCAGTaccacagggatgggatggtCATTCCCACCAGGACCCCTGGCCAGGGGAGGTCGGAGTTAACAGGGTCTCGGAATATGTGGAAAGCATCTTCCCTTGGCAAGCCACAGCTGCTGTTCTCCTTGCGGGAGCTGGGAATGGCATGGAAGTACTTTGTCTGCAAGCCTTCGAGACCACCAACTTCAACAAAGCCTGGAACAGGTCAGGAGGAGCAGTTACCATCCCTGACACCCTGAGCTGCACTCTGTGGTTTGCTATGGGTGATGCTCCACAAGTGCTATGTGCAGCATCACCCATAGCATCAAGAGTCCTTTGCTGTGGGTGATGCTTTGAAAACCCAAAGCTATGGACTCACTGGGTGAGGGATAGCACAATGCTAAAGGTTCTGCCTAGAGAAGGTGTTTGTTCACCTATAACGCTGCTTCTGGATGTTTCTTTAGAGGTTTTCAGAGGGAATTTGTGCCTTTTTAACACACAAAGAATTGCTGTTGGATGAGCATCTATTCCAACAGGAGAACACAGAGGAAGCCACTCCAGAACATCAGTTGTGTGTTAATTGTGATGATCCACCTTGTCTGTAGCACTTGGTAAAGCTTCTATCACAGTGTTAGGAATAACCCCAGGGAAACACTCACTGAAGACCATGAGAGTCACAGCCCCGATGAGCATGATGAAGGTCTGCAGCGCGTCCGTGTAGATCACTGCGGCCAGGCCACCTGGGAGGGCAGAGAAGCACCAAACTGGGAAACTGGGACTGGTCTGTAGCATCCTGTGCTCTGCAAACTGGTCACACTGGGACTGGGAGCATGTTTGGCTGGAATCTCTCATGTTTGAATCATAATGAGTCACCACTTTGTCACTAAAAAAGCCAAAGTCCAATGTAAGAGCTTGTACGGGAAATACATGGAAGAACTCCAGAGCAAAGCCCAAGCTGAATAAGgagaagtgaaataaaagggTGTCTTTATGAGCAACATCACCAGGGGTGAGCAGTGGGAAAGGAGAAACCTTTATGGGTTTGAGGTTTGCAGCTTGCTCCATGCATGGCTCTTTTCCATCTGGCCCCTCATAAGCCCTGAAAGGGCATCCAGCACTGACAATGCTTTCCACATTCCAGGGCTCATTGTTATGTAAAGCACTCATACCTCCAGAAAGCCCAGAGGAAAATGTATTGTGCAAATGCCTCGAGCGTAACtgctccttaaagcagaagtgcTCTGCATCCATGCATCCCTATCGCCTATGGCCCTATAAGGGGGATTAACCTACTCCTACTGGCTAATAGTTGCTTATCAGGCAAGttgtcagctgcttttcctgttatCCATACTCCTGGCAAACTGGACTCTGAGCACCGGTGCACTCATCACACAGGATGTGTGGTATGATCCCAGACTCAGCCCCATACCTGCAACGGTGTAAACGGCTGTGATGGCCAGCAAACCCACCACGGCGATGTAGAGGTCCCAGTGTAGGGCCTGCTGGATGAAGAGGGCCCCAGCGTACATGTCAACCTGGAGGAAGAAGGATGTCAATGCAGTTCTAGTGCCCCTGGAAGCAGGCAGTGCCAGGGAACATGAGCATTCAGCTGATGGAGCTGGCTCCTGTAGCAGAACCAATCTGGTTGGTAACTGctcaggacccccaggtcccagCTGTGTGCCCTCCATGCAGCACATCCTGTGCAACCCAAGCTGCTGTGCACTGTGCATCAGGACCTGGCTCCATTCCCTCTTTGTGTTCAGGTGGGATGAGCTTATCCCTTCCTGGAGCCCCAGAACCAGAGCATTGTGGCACCTCCTGCATTTGCTGTGTTGGGAATTCCTCCCTGATGCGGTGACAGGGAGGAAAGGTGTCCCTGGGGCTGGACCAATTCACTCTGCAGCCAGGTGGAGATGCTGCAGTGTGGGATAGGCAGACTGCAGGCTGCAGAATGATGGGTATGGAAGCATCCTGGATGCAGGAATTGTGTTATCAGAGATCTCCATCCAAGAGCTGGTTTTTCCTAGAGCCTGCACCCCCTGACCTGTGGCTGTTTCAGTGGGGACAAGGCAGGTGTGGGTCACACAGCACATCCCTCTTTAGCCCTGTGTgtacaggaacagcagcagggacCTGTTTGACTTCACAGCTCCCTGCCCCACCTCAGGTTAATGAACAGCATCGAGGTGTTGCGCAAGGGTCGGGTCGGTTCAAGGCCCTGCATCAGGCAGGAGCAGTGAATCACACTCTTCACCTGAGCACAAACCACCTCTGCATCCTCATTCCTCCTGCATGTAAGGGTGTCTGGTGTCTGTGCAGGCAGTGAATGGGCAAAGGGAAGAGCCTGGTGAGCTGACAGGTGTACAAAACCTAACAACAGCCACAGCCACACTCACAGCCTGACTCCTCAATGGGTCAGGATGCTGACAC
Proteins encoded in this region:
- the SLC5A11 gene encoding sodium/myo-inositol cotransporter 2, which translates into the protein MESTSSTPVTPSWDVFPQRTLEAVDIAVLVLYFVFVLAVGLWSMWKTQRSTVKGYFLAGGQMVWWPVGASLFASNVGSGHFIGLAGSGAASGIAATAYEWNGMFSVLVLAWLFLPIYIAAGVTTMPEYLKKRFGGKRIQMFLAILYLFIYIFTKISVDMYAGALFIQQALHWDLYIAVVGLLAITAVYTVAGGLAAVIYTDALQTFIMLIGAVTLMVFSFVEVGGLEGLQTKYFHAIPSSRKENSSCGLPREDAFHIFRDPVNSDLPWPGVLVGMTIPSLWYWCTDQVIVQRSLAAKNLSHAKGGSLMTSYLKILPLFMMVMPGMISRVLFPDLVACADADICRKVCGNPSGCSDIAYPKLVLELLPTGLRGLMMSVMIAALMSSLTSIFNSASTIFTMDLWKHFRPRCSEWELMVVGRVFVLLLTVVSILWIPLVQAGQGGQLFIYIQSISSYLQPPVAMVFILGCFWKRANEKGAFWGLVTGLLLGIIRLVLDFIYPEPQCGESDLRPGVLKYMHYLYFSMVLATISTLTVLVVSLLTEPPSEEMISRLTWFTRGDLPAKTDLALSPSPDAAKGVCEAERPALQLDISIASENSSDDNKCPTNSKGDSKLLTTLLWLCGMERKQPSTETTAPAKPEPIPGASLEEKPLVKHILNINLLLCVCAGIFLWAYFA